A single genomic interval of Pyrus communis chromosome 7, drPyrComm1.1, whole genome shotgun sequence harbors:
- the LOC137740451 gene encoding uncharacterized protein — MRPPQMTPLETMYNLKLDKFKGSEGHEGAERWLEHIEKAFRVLHNQGNLPMERWVETTSWFLDTESAAWWEQELCRLTLDQMTDWNVFTNLFKRRYVPPEYIDRKKQEFTELKQRKMTANEYYRKFTDLSRYHPDVAGNPTEMFRRFRLGTKKKWRSMATTVHSETYQDFYEILLRIEDSENMSSDIDEENDGNQKKDDKGKGQASLGPRQTQNFKRGGASSSSSSGGFSATGQGRGGRFSGGARGQRQGDGGRGRAPVCRRCNNRHFGECRRGSSGCFTCGQMGHSAANCPQGQ, encoded by the coding sequence atgcgccctccccagatgactcctctggagactatgtacaatctgaagttggataagttcaaGGGTAGTGAGGGCCACGAGGGCGCAGAGCGCTGgttagaacacatagagaaggccttccgtgtgttgcataatcaggggaaccttcctatggagaggtgggtcgagacgacctcatggtttctggatacggagtctgcggcttggtgggagcaggagctttgTAGGTTGACTCTAGATCAGATgactgattggaatgtttttacgaaTTTGTTCAAGAGGAggtatgtgccccctgagtacattgataGAAAGAAACAGGAGTTCACCGAgctgaaacagcggaagatgacggcgaatgagtactaccgcaagtttacggacttgtctcGTTACCATCCTGACGTCGCTGGTAATCCGACGGAGATGTTTCGTCGCTTCCGCCTaggtactaagaagaagtggcgttcgatggcgactactgtccacagcgagacttacCAGGATTTCTATGAGATTTTGTTAAGGattgaggactctgagaacatgTCGAGCGACATTGATGAGGAAAATGACGGCAATCAGAAGAAGGATGACAAAGGtaaaggtcaggcatcgctcgggccccgtcagactcagaacttcaagaggggtggtgctagctcgagttcttcgagtggtggcttcagtgccactggacagggtcgtggaggtagattttctggtggcgctagaggccagagacagGGCGATGGTGGACGAGGCAGAGCCCCAGTTTGCCGTAGGTGTAACAACaggcatttcggcgagtgtagacgtggtagcagcggttgcttcacgtgtggacagATGGGACATAGTGCGGCGAATTGTCCCCAAGGTCAGTAG